Proteins from one Rosa chinensis cultivar Old Blush chromosome 7, RchiOBHm-V2, whole genome shotgun sequence genomic window:
- the LOC112180432 gene encoding uncharacterized protein LOC112180432 isoform X1, which produces MEQSKQKLQTSDSQIPGSSCSLSIPSEPPDLGNWFSSYRYESPAMNSNSFRNEFDTGEIKRERDGGDSCGFMENGNKVGVFVHKKQNSNGVVKCGSSSQNQCLSKLFKLGPVESVCISEGSDTGKEISGSFESPSALSEPTHIKNWFSSYVYESAGFGDSLCKESKFEKDGFLVENSNRENEEDLRNFSTNSSVSKEIVGEKEQSGELANCDSSRRDTKQARQPVSEAPGPLESHLLLSEPIHIRNWFSSYVYESPSLDMNDSFGDSVCKESKCEKDGFRVEKRDNEEDLGDFRRNSSVGEEVAGEKKQSVGLATCDSSWRVTKHDRQPVSKVPGPLDSTSHLSEPSQPTDIRNWFSSYVYESPLDTADGFGDFGCRDRIDEKDEVLVEPSNKEDGEGLEGFSKKESDSEEVDVEKVQSEEFITSCRCSVVVDPTTGVDENLSGRNDLCLEFTPKTVQNHDTSQAKHGDTSSFNKGDSQCKRDQETFHGTRFKPSNKQRSMCSNDGKCPQNLIQSSGSTLQESSEATVHAEDCVQFKSDSELIPVKGASVSKSTHGSKERKDGGKGISEDGFITTRKRKFTARNDENSAESSKGTVPLAGRKDVAIKRKTLADTTNFHHSPATMITGKWRRPQQRKPNLRPPLKQLGLEQWIQKL; this is translated from the exons ATGGAGCAATCGAAGCAGAAACTCCAAACCTCCGATTCTCAG ATTCCGGGTTCTTCCTGCTCTCTCTCCATCCCTTCCG AACCTCCTGACCTGGGCAATTGGTTCTCAAGCTACCGCTATGAATCACCTGCAATGAATTCCAATTCTTTTCGCAATGAATTTGATACCGGCGAGATCAAAAGAGAAAGAGACGGAGGAGATTCATGTGGGTTTATGGAAAATGGAAATAAAGTTGGAGTCTTTGTTCATAAGAAGCAGAACTCAAATGGGGTTGTCAAATGTGGCAGCTCTTCACAAAACCAATGCTTAAGTAAG CTATTCAAGTTGGGCCCTGTGGAGTCCGTTTGCATATCTGAAGGTTCTGATACCGGCAAAGAG ATTTCAGGTTCTTTTGAGTCACCTTCGGCCCTTTCAG AGCCTACGCACATCAAAAACTGGTTCTCAAGCTATGTGTATGAGTCTGCTGGTTTTGGCGATTCTCTTTGTAAAGAAAGTAAATTTGAGAAGGATGGGTTTTTGGTTGAAAACAGCAACAGAGAAAATGAAGAGGATTTGAGGAATTTTAGTACAAACAGCAGTGTTAGTAAAGAGATTGTGGGTGAGAAGGAACAGTCAGGAGAGCTTGCAAATTGTGACAGCTCTCGGAGAGATACTAAGCAGGCAAGGCAGCCTGTAAGTGAG GCTCCAGGTCCTCTGGAATCACATTTGCTCCTTTCAG AACCTATTCACATCAGAAACTGGTTCTCAAGCTATGTGTATGAGTCTCCTTCCTTGGACATGAATGATAGTTTTGGAGATTCTGTTTGCAAAGAAAGTAAATGTGAGAAGGATGGATTTAGGGTTGAAAAGAGAGATAATGAAGAGGATTTGGGGGATTTTAGAAGAAACAGTAGTGTTGGTGAAGAGGTTGCGGGAGAGAAGAAACAGTCAGTAGGGCTTGCAACATGTGACAGCTCTTGGAGAGTTACCAAGCATGATAGGCAGCCTGTAAGTAAG GTTCCTGGTCCTTTGGATTCCACTTCACACTTGTCAG AGCCTAGTCAGCCTACTGACATCAGAAACTGGTTCTCAAGCTATGTGTATGAGTCTCCTTTGGATACAGCTGATGGTTTTGGAGATTTTGGTTGTAGAGATAGAATAGATGAGAAGGATGAGGTTTTGGTTGAACCCAGTAACAAAGAAGACGGAGAGGGTTTGGAGGGTTTTAGTAAAAAGGAAAGTGATAGTGAAGAGGTTGATGTTGAGAAGGTACAGTCAGAAGAGTTCATTACCTCTTGCAGATGTAGTGTG GTTGTTGACCCAACCACTGGAGTAGATGAAAATCTATCTGGTAGGAATGATTTGTGTCTTGAATTTACACCTAAAACAGTGCAAAACCATGATACCAGTCAAGCAAAACATGGTGATACATCAAGCTTCAACAAAGGAGATTCTCAATGCAAGCGAGATCAAGAGACTTTCCATGGAACCAGATTTAAGCCATCGAACAAACAGAGAAGTATGTGCAGTAATGATGGCAAATGTCCACAAAACTTGATTCAGAGTAGCGGTTCCACTTTACAGGAGAGCTCAGAAGCAACGGTCCATGCAGAAGATTGTGTACAATTCAAAAGTGATTCAGAGTTAATTCCAGTTAAAGGAGCATCGGTAAGCAAATCAACTCAtggaagcaaagaaagaaaggatgGGGGAAAAGGAATATCAGAAGATGGTTTCATTACAACAAGGAAACGCAAATTTACAGCGAGAAATGATGAAAACTCTGCAGAGAGTAGTAAGGGAACAGTTCCATTAGCAGGCAGAAAGGATGTTGCTATTAAAAGAAAGACTTTAGCAGACACAACAAATTTTCATCATTCTCCCGCAACGATGATCACTGGGAAATGGAGGCGCCCTCAGCAACGTAAGCCAAATTTAAGACCTCCTTTGAAGCAGCTTGGACTTGAGCAATGGATTCAGAAGTTGTGA
- the LOC112180432 gene encoding uncharacterized protein LOC112180432 isoform X2, with protein MEQSKQKLQTSDSQIPGSSCSLSIPSEPPDLGNWFSSYRYESPAMNSNSFRNEFDTGEIKRERDGGDSCGFMENGNKVGVFVHKKQNSNGVVKCGSSSQNQCLSKLFKLGPVESVCISEGSDTGKEISGSFESPSALSEPTHIKNWFSSYVYESAGFGDSLCKESKFEKDGFLVENSNRENEEDLRNFSTNSSVSKEIVGEKEQSGELANCDSSRRDTKQARQPVSEAPGPLESHLLLSEPIHIRNWFSSYVYESPSLDMNDSFGDSVCKESKCEKDGFRVEKRDNEEDLGDFRRNSSVGEEVAGEKKQSVGLATCDSSWRVTKHDRQPVSKVPGPLDSTSHLSEPSQPTDIRNWFSSYVYESPLDTADGFGDFGCRDRIDEKDEVLVEPSNKEDGEGLEGFSKKESDSEEVDVEKVQSEEFITSCRCSVVDPTTGVDENLSGRNDLCLEFTPKTVQNHDTSQAKHGDTSSFNKGDSQCKRDQETFHGTRFKPSNKQRSMCSNDGKCPQNLIQSSGSTLQESSEATVHAEDCVQFKSDSELIPVKGASVSKSTHGSKERKDGGKGISEDGFITTRKRKFTARNDENSAESSKGTVPLAGRKDVAIKRKTLADTTNFHHSPATMITGKWRRPQQRKPNLRPPLKQLGLEQWIQKL; from the exons ATGGAGCAATCGAAGCAGAAACTCCAAACCTCCGATTCTCAG ATTCCGGGTTCTTCCTGCTCTCTCTCCATCCCTTCCG AACCTCCTGACCTGGGCAATTGGTTCTCAAGCTACCGCTATGAATCACCTGCAATGAATTCCAATTCTTTTCGCAATGAATTTGATACCGGCGAGATCAAAAGAGAAAGAGACGGAGGAGATTCATGTGGGTTTATGGAAAATGGAAATAAAGTTGGAGTCTTTGTTCATAAGAAGCAGAACTCAAATGGGGTTGTCAAATGTGGCAGCTCTTCACAAAACCAATGCTTAAGTAAG CTATTCAAGTTGGGCCCTGTGGAGTCCGTTTGCATATCTGAAGGTTCTGATACCGGCAAAGAG ATTTCAGGTTCTTTTGAGTCACCTTCGGCCCTTTCAG AGCCTACGCACATCAAAAACTGGTTCTCAAGCTATGTGTATGAGTCTGCTGGTTTTGGCGATTCTCTTTGTAAAGAAAGTAAATTTGAGAAGGATGGGTTTTTGGTTGAAAACAGCAACAGAGAAAATGAAGAGGATTTGAGGAATTTTAGTACAAACAGCAGTGTTAGTAAAGAGATTGTGGGTGAGAAGGAACAGTCAGGAGAGCTTGCAAATTGTGACAGCTCTCGGAGAGATACTAAGCAGGCAAGGCAGCCTGTAAGTGAG GCTCCAGGTCCTCTGGAATCACATTTGCTCCTTTCAG AACCTATTCACATCAGAAACTGGTTCTCAAGCTATGTGTATGAGTCTCCTTCCTTGGACATGAATGATAGTTTTGGAGATTCTGTTTGCAAAGAAAGTAAATGTGAGAAGGATGGATTTAGGGTTGAAAAGAGAGATAATGAAGAGGATTTGGGGGATTTTAGAAGAAACAGTAGTGTTGGTGAAGAGGTTGCGGGAGAGAAGAAACAGTCAGTAGGGCTTGCAACATGTGACAGCTCTTGGAGAGTTACCAAGCATGATAGGCAGCCTGTAAGTAAG GTTCCTGGTCCTTTGGATTCCACTTCACACTTGTCAG AGCCTAGTCAGCCTACTGACATCAGAAACTGGTTCTCAAGCTATGTGTATGAGTCTCCTTTGGATACAGCTGATGGTTTTGGAGATTTTGGTTGTAGAGATAGAATAGATGAGAAGGATGAGGTTTTGGTTGAACCCAGTAACAAAGAAGACGGAGAGGGTTTGGAGGGTTTTAGTAAAAAGGAAAGTGATAGTGAAGAGGTTGATGTTGAGAAGGTACAGTCAGAAGAGTTCATTACCTCTTGCAGATGTAGT GTTGTTGACCCAACCACTGGAGTAGATGAAAATCTATCTGGTAGGAATGATTTGTGTCTTGAATTTACACCTAAAACAGTGCAAAACCATGATACCAGTCAAGCAAAACATGGTGATACATCAAGCTTCAACAAAGGAGATTCTCAATGCAAGCGAGATCAAGAGACTTTCCATGGAACCAGATTTAAGCCATCGAACAAACAGAGAAGTATGTGCAGTAATGATGGCAAATGTCCACAAAACTTGATTCAGAGTAGCGGTTCCACTTTACAGGAGAGCTCAGAAGCAACGGTCCATGCAGAAGATTGTGTACAATTCAAAAGTGATTCAGAGTTAATTCCAGTTAAAGGAGCATCGGTAAGCAAATCAACTCAtggaagcaaagaaagaaaggatgGGGGAAAAGGAATATCAGAAGATGGTTTCATTACAACAAGGAAACGCAAATTTACAGCGAGAAATGATGAAAACTCTGCAGAGAGTAGTAAGGGAACAGTTCCATTAGCAGGCAGAAAGGATGTTGCTATTAAAAGAAAGACTTTAGCAGACACAACAAATTTTCATCATTCTCCCGCAACGATGATCACTGGGAAATGGAGGCGCCCTCAGCAACGTAAGCCAAATTTAAGACCTCCTTTGAAGCAGCTTGGACTTGAGCAATGGATTCAGAAGTTGTGA
- the LOC112180432 gene encoding uncharacterized protein LOC112180432 isoform X3, with protein sequence MEQSKQKLQTSDSQIPGSSCSLSIPSEPPDLGNWFSSYRYESPAMNSNSFRNEFDTGEIKRERDGGDSCGFMENGNKVGVFVHKKQNSNGVVKCGSSSQNQCLSKLFKLGPVESVCISEGSDTGKEISGSFESPSALSEPTHIKNWFSSYVYESAGFGDSLCKESKFEKDGFLVENSNRENEEDLRNFSTNSSVSKEIVGEKEQSGELANCDSSRRDTKQARQPVSEAPGPLESHLLLSEPIHIRNWFSSYVYESPSLDMNDSFGDSVCKESKCEKDGFRVEKRDNEEDLGDFRRNSSVGEEVAGEKKQSVGLATCDSSWRVTKHDRQPVSKVPGPLDSTSHLSEPSQPTDIRNWFSSYVYESPLDTADGFGDFGCRDRIDEKDEVLVEPSNKEDGEGLEGFSKKESDSEEVDVEKVVDPTTGVDENLSGRNDLCLEFTPKTVQNHDTSQAKHGDTSSFNKGDSQCKRDQETFHGTRFKPSNKQRSMCSNDGKCPQNLIQSSGSTLQESSEATVHAEDCVQFKSDSELIPVKGASVSKSTHGSKERKDGGKGISEDGFITTRKRKFTARNDENSAESSKGTVPLAGRKDVAIKRKTLADTTNFHHSPATMITGKWRRPQQRKPNLRPPLKQLGLEQWIQKL encoded by the exons ATGGAGCAATCGAAGCAGAAACTCCAAACCTCCGATTCTCAG ATTCCGGGTTCTTCCTGCTCTCTCTCCATCCCTTCCG AACCTCCTGACCTGGGCAATTGGTTCTCAAGCTACCGCTATGAATCACCTGCAATGAATTCCAATTCTTTTCGCAATGAATTTGATACCGGCGAGATCAAAAGAGAAAGAGACGGAGGAGATTCATGTGGGTTTATGGAAAATGGAAATAAAGTTGGAGTCTTTGTTCATAAGAAGCAGAACTCAAATGGGGTTGTCAAATGTGGCAGCTCTTCACAAAACCAATGCTTAAGTAAG CTATTCAAGTTGGGCCCTGTGGAGTCCGTTTGCATATCTGAAGGTTCTGATACCGGCAAAGAG ATTTCAGGTTCTTTTGAGTCACCTTCGGCCCTTTCAG AGCCTACGCACATCAAAAACTGGTTCTCAAGCTATGTGTATGAGTCTGCTGGTTTTGGCGATTCTCTTTGTAAAGAAAGTAAATTTGAGAAGGATGGGTTTTTGGTTGAAAACAGCAACAGAGAAAATGAAGAGGATTTGAGGAATTTTAGTACAAACAGCAGTGTTAGTAAAGAGATTGTGGGTGAGAAGGAACAGTCAGGAGAGCTTGCAAATTGTGACAGCTCTCGGAGAGATACTAAGCAGGCAAGGCAGCCTGTAAGTGAG GCTCCAGGTCCTCTGGAATCACATTTGCTCCTTTCAG AACCTATTCACATCAGAAACTGGTTCTCAAGCTATGTGTATGAGTCTCCTTCCTTGGACATGAATGATAGTTTTGGAGATTCTGTTTGCAAAGAAAGTAAATGTGAGAAGGATGGATTTAGGGTTGAAAAGAGAGATAATGAAGAGGATTTGGGGGATTTTAGAAGAAACAGTAGTGTTGGTGAAGAGGTTGCGGGAGAGAAGAAACAGTCAGTAGGGCTTGCAACATGTGACAGCTCTTGGAGAGTTACCAAGCATGATAGGCAGCCTGTAAGTAAG GTTCCTGGTCCTTTGGATTCCACTTCACACTTGTCAG AGCCTAGTCAGCCTACTGACATCAGAAACTGGTTCTCAAGCTATGTGTATGAGTCTCCTTTGGATACAGCTGATGGTTTTGGAGATTTTGGTTGTAGAGATAGAATAGATGAGAAGGATGAGGTTTTGGTTGAACCCAGTAACAAAGAAGACGGAGAGGGTTTGGAGGGTTTTAGTAAAAAGGAAAGTGATAGTGAAGAGGTTGATGTTGAGAAG GTTGTTGACCCAACCACTGGAGTAGATGAAAATCTATCTGGTAGGAATGATTTGTGTCTTGAATTTACACCTAAAACAGTGCAAAACCATGATACCAGTCAAGCAAAACATGGTGATACATCAAGCTTCAACAAAGGAGATTCTCAATGCAAGCGAGATCAAGAGACTTTCCATGGAACCAGATTTAAGCCATCGAACAAACAGAGAAGTATGTGCAGTAATGATGGCAAATGTCCACAAAACTTGATTCAGAGTAGCGGTTCCACTTTACAGGAGAGCTCAGAAGCAACGGTCCATGCAGAAGATTGTGTACAATTCAAAAGTGATTCAGAGTTAATTCCAGTTAAAGGAGCATCGGTAAGCAAATCAACTCAtggaagcaaagaaagaaaggatgGGGGAAAAGGAATATCAGAAGATGGTTTCATTACAACAAGGAAACGCAAATTTACAGCGAGAAATGATGAAAACTCTGCAGAGAGTAGTAAGGGAACAGTTCCATTAGCAGGCAGAAAGGATGTTGCTATTAAAAGAAAGACTTTAGCAGACACAACAAATTTTCATCATTCTCCCGCAACGATGATCACTGGGAAATGGAGGCGCCCTCAGCAACGTAAGCCAAATTTAAGACCTCCTTTGAAGCAGCTTGGACTTGAGCAATGGATTCAGAAGTTGTGA
- the LOC112180857 gene encoding probable enoyl-CoA hydratase 2, mitochondrial, whose protein sequence is MGAFRVLSKSLRHYTPKASIFPENSITPRPNKWLCRTLILESAPSQSVNLHRLSDSDSGIVEVSLERPQVRNAIGKDMLKGLQNTFEAISKDSSANVLLIRSKVPKVFCAGADLKERKMMSATEVQDFVNKLRATFSFLEVLPIPTIAVIEGAALGGGLEMALSCDLRICGEDAVLGLPETGLAIIPGAGGTQRLPRVVGRSIAKELILTGRKIGGREAMSMGLVNYCVHAGEAYLKALEVARNINEKGPIAIRMAKRAIDQGLEVDRASALALEEECYEQTLHTEDRLEALAAFAEKRKPRYTGK, encoded by the exons ATGGGTGCTTTCAGAGTTCTAAGCAAGTCCCTGAGACATTACACACCCAAAGCCTCTATATTTCCAGAGAATTCAATCACTCCCAGGCCCAACAAATGGCTTTGCCGGACTCTGATTCTAGAGTCAGCACCCTCTCAGTCCGTCAACCTCCACAGGCTCTCCGACTCCGATTCCG GAATCGTTGAAGTTAGTTTGGAGAGACCCCAAGTGAGAAATGCAATAGGGAAAGATATGCTCAAAGGTTTGCAGAACACGTTTGAAGCTATCAGTAAAGATTCATCTGCTAATGTTTTGTTGATCCGCAGTAAAGTTCCCAAGGTGTTCTGTGCAGGAGCAGATTTGAAG GAACGCAAGATGATGAGTGCAACTGAGGTTCAAGATTTCGTGAACAAGCTGCGTGCCACATTCTCATTTCTAGAG GTACTTCCCATTCCTACCATCGCTGTCATTGAAGGGGCAGCATTGGGTGGTGGACTTGAAATGGCTTTATCATGCGATCTTCGGATATGTG GAGAAGATGCAGTATTGGGATTGCCAGAAACTGGACTTGCTATAATTCCCGG GGCAGGTGGGACTCAACGACTTCCTAGAGTGGTTGGAAGATCAATAGCAAAGGAACTCATATTGACTGGGAGGAAGATTGGTGGCAGAGAAGCAATGTCAATGG GTCTGGTAAATTACTGTGTCCATGCTGGTGAAGCTTATCTAAAGGCACTTGAAGTTGCTCGCAATATAAATGAGAAG GGTCCAATAGCAATAAGGATGGCGAAAAGAGCTATTGACCAGGGACTTGAGGTAGATAGGGCATCAGCTTTGGCACTGGAAGAAGAATGCTATGAGCAGACCTTGCACACAGAAGATCGTTTGGAAGCCCTGGCAGCATTTGCTGAGAAGCGGAAGCCAAGGTATACTGGAAAATAA
- the LOC112179334 gene encoding putative disease resistance protein RGA3, whose protein sequence is MAQFLTFAAQEMLKKVASLATQEFTLLWGFKGELANLRESLLFLEAVLRDAEQKRQDQDEAVKLWLKKIEDIAHLADDVLDDYGYELLRRKVELRNQMKKKVQNFFSVSNPIFFRVKMTHKIKKINTSLEDLGKRASGFGFVARPSIEATSSYDRRIDRETYSEFKKDESNIIGRMLWKIYIVKALTNSNNSQENDLSVLAIVGMGGLGKTTLAKSVYHDDKIKQHFQENIWVCVSIPFEVNSILRGILESLKPEHAAAQTRDAICRILKKELKGKKYLLELDDVWNENSQTWEELISCLVNVTDTQGSSILVTTRNNKVAKMVGTLPRHDLKKLSDDECWLILKDKAISIGGVSITGDQEKIGRKIAKKCGGVPLIAKVLGNMMRSKMCDEWQSILDSGIWDLPEEETRILMILKLSFDELKSPLLKQCFAYCSMFTKDFEFEKDDLIQLWMAQGWLHPSPNQNNLEMEDKGNEYFNILLQNSFFQDVRRDNYGDIITCKMHDLVHDLAERVSKLKYLHSLFSNRAVLDNVQLTWI, encoded by the exons ATGGCTCAGTTTCTTACCTTTGCTGCCCAGGAAATGCTGAAGAAAGTGGCTTCACTTGCCACTCAAGAGTTCACTCTTTTATGGGGATTCAAAGGAGAATTAGCAAATCTGCGTGAGTCGCTGCTCTTTCTTGAAGCTGTGCTACGAGATGCTGAACAGAAGCGACAAGATCAGGACGAGGCTGTGAAGCTCTGGTTGAAGAAGATTGAAGACATAGCTCATCTTGCCGATGATGTGTTGGATGACTACGGATATGAGCTTCTTCGGCGTAAGGTGGAACTGCGAAACCAGATGAAGAAAAAGGTGCAAAACTTTTTTTCCGTCTCCAATCCCATCTTTTTTCGTGTTAAAATGACAcataaaattaagaaaatcaacACATCTTTGGAGGATTTGGGTAAAAGGGCAAGTGGTTTTGGGTTTGTTGCTAGGCCTTCCATAGAGGCAACAAGCTCCTATGATAGAAGAATTGATAGGGAAACCTACTCTGAGTTCAAAAAAGATGAAAGCAATATTATTGGAAGGATGTTGTGGAAGATATATATAGTGAAAGCCTTGACCAACTCAAACAACAGTCAAGAAAATGATCTTTCAGTTCTGGCCATTGTGGGAATGGGGGGACTTGGGAAGACCACTTTGGCTAAATCAGTATATCATGATGATAAGATAAAGCAACATTTCCAAGAAAATATATGGGTTTGTGTGTCTATCCCTTTTGAAGTCAACTCAATTTTAAGAGGGATCTTGGAGTCTCTTAAACCTGAACATGCTGCGGCGCAAACTAGAGATGCAATATGTAGAATTCTTAAAAAGGAGTTGAAAGGGAAAAAGTATCTTCTTGAGCTCGATGATGTTTGGAATGAAAATTCTCAAACATGGGAAGAATTGATCAGTTGCTTGGTAAATGTCACTGATACCCAAGGAAGCAGCATCCTTGTCACCACCCGTAATAACAAAGTTGCAAAAATGGTGGGTACTCTTCCTAGGCATGATTTGAAAAAACTATCAGACGATGAATGTTGGCTTATATTGAAAGACAAAGCAATTTCAATTGGGGGTGTTTCTATCACTGGAGATCAAGAAAAAATTGGAAGGAAGATTGCTAAAAAGTGCGGAGGTGTACCATTAATAGCAAAG GTGTTGGGAAATATGATGCGTTCTAAAATGTGTGATGAATGGCAATCAATTTTGGACAGTGGTATATGGGATTTACCAGAGGAAGAAACTAGAATATTGATGATTTTGAAATTGAGTTTTGATGAATTGAAGTCTCCATTGTTGAAACAATGCTTTGCATACTGCTCCATGTTCACcaaagattttgaatttgaaaaggACGACCTTATCCAACTTTGGATGGCTCAAGGATGGCTTCACCCTTCTCccaaccaaaataatttagagatGGAGGACAAAGGTAACGAGTATTTTAATATTCTGTTGCAAAACTCATTTTTTCAAGATGTGAGAAGGGATAACTATGGTGACATAATCACATGCAAGATGCACGATCTTGTTCATGATCTTGCTGAACGTGTTTCAAAGTTGAAGTACTTGCACTCCCTATTTTCAAATAGAGCGGTCCTTGACAACGTACAACTCACCTGGATTTAA
- the LOC112180432 gene encoding uncharacterized protein LOC112180432 isoform X4, with protein MEQSKQKLQTSDSQIPGSSCSLSIPSEPPDLGNWFSSYRYESPAMNSNSFRNEFDTGEIKRERDGGDSCGFMENGNKVGVFVHKKQNSNGVVKCGSSSQNQCLSKISGSFESPSALSEPTHIKNWFSSYVYESAGFGDSLCKESKFEKDGFLVENSNRENEEDLRNFSTNSSVSKEIVGEKEQSGELANCDSSRRDTKQARQPVSEAPGPLESHLLLSEPIHIRNWFSSYVYESPSLDMNDSFGDSVCKESKCEKDGFRVEKRDNEEDLGDFRRNSSVGEEVAGEKKQSVGLATCDSSWRVTKHDRQPVSKVPGPLDSTSHLSEPSQPTDIRNWFSSYVYESPLDTADGFGDFGCRDRIDEKDEVLVEPSNKEDGEGLEGFSKKESDSEEVDVEKVQSEEFITSCRCSVVVDPTTGVDENLSGRNDLCLEFTPKTVQNHDTSQAKHGDTSSFNKGDSQCKRDQETFHGTRFKPSNKQRSMCSNDGKCPQNLIQSSGSTLQESSEATVHAEDCVQFKSDSELIPVKGASVSKSTHGSKERKDGGKGISEDGFITTRKRKFTARNDENSAESSKGTVPLAGRKDVAIKRKTLADTTNFHHSPATMITGKWRRPQQRKPNLRPPLKQLGLEQWIQKL; from the exons ATGGAGCAATCGAAGCAGAAACTCCAAACCTCCGATTCTCAG ATTCCGGGTTCTTCCTGCTCTCTCTCCATCCCTTCCG AACCTCCTGACCTGGGCAATTGGTTCTCAAGCTACCGCTATGAATCACCTGCAATGAATTCCAATTCTTTTCGCAATGAATTTGATACCGGCGAGATCAAAAGAGAAAGAGACGGAGGAGATTCATGTGGGTTTATGGAAAATGGAAATAAAGTTGGAGTCTTTGTTCATAAGAAGCAGAACTCAAATGGGGTTGTCAAATGTGGCAGCTCTTCACAAAACCAATGCTTAAGTAAG ATTTCAGGTTCTTTTGAGTCACCTTCGGCCCTTTCAG AGCCTACGCACATCAAAAACTGGTTCTCAAGCTATGTGTATGAGTCTGCTGGTTTTGGCGATTCTCTTTGTAAAGAAAGTAAATTTGAGAAGGATGGGTTTTTGGTTGAAAACAGCAACAGAGAAAATGAAGAGGATTTGAGGAATTTTAGTACAAACAGCAGTGTTAGTAAAGAGATTGTGGGTGAGAAGGAACAGTCAGGAGAGCTTGCAAATTGTGACAGCTCTCGGAGAGATACTAAGCAGGCAAGGCAGCCTGTAAGTGAG GCTCCAGGTCCTCTGGAATCACATTTGCTCCTTTCAG AACCTATTCACATCAGAAACTGGTTCTCAAGCTATGTGTATGAGTCTCCTTCCTTGGACATGAATGATAGTTTTGGAGATTCTGTTTGCAAAGAAAGTAAATGTGAGAAGGATGGATTTAGGGTTGAAAAGAGAGATAATGAAGAGGATTTGGGGGATTTTAGAAGAAACAGTAGTGTTGGTGAAGAGGTTGCGGGAGAGAAGAAACAGTCAGTAGGGCTTGCAACATGTGACAGCTCTTGGAGAGTTACCAAGCATGATAGGCAGCCTGTAAGTAAG GTTCCTGGTCCTTTGGATTCCACTTCACACTTGTCAG AGCCTAGTCAGCCTACTGACATCAGAAACTGGTTCTCAAGCTATGTGTATGAGTCTCCTTTGGATACAGCTGATGGTTTTGGAGATTTTGGTTGTAGAGATAGAATAGATGAGAAGGATGAGGTTTTGGTTGAACCCAGTAACAAAGAAGACGGAGAGGGTTTGGAGGGTTTTAGTAAAAAGGAAAGTGATAGTGAAGAGGTTGATGTTGAGAAGGTACAGTCAGAAGAGTTCATTACCTCTTGCAGATGTAGTGTG GTTGTTGACCCAACCACTGGAGTAGATGAAAATCTATCTGGTAGGAATGATTTGTGTCTTGAATTTACACCTAAAACAGTGCAAAACCATGATACCAGTCAAGCAAAACATGGTGATACATCAAGCTTCAACAAAGGAGATTCTCAATGCAAGCGAGATCAAGAGACTTTCCATGGAACCAGATTTAAGCCATCGAACAAACAGAGAAGTATGTGCAGTAATGATGGCAAATGTCCACAAAACTTGATTCAGAGTAGCGGTTCCACTTTACAGGAGAGCTCAGAAGCAACGGTCCATGCAGAAGATTGTGTACAATTCAAAAGTGATTCAGAGTTAATTCCAGTTAAAGGAGCATCGGTAAGCAAATCAACTCAtggaagcaaagaaagaaaggatgGGGGAAAAGGAATATCAGAAGATGGTTTCATTACAACAAGGAAACGCAAATTTACAGCGAGAAATGATGAAAACTCTGCAGAGAGTAGTAAGGGAACAGTTCCATTAGCAGGCAGAAAGGATGTTGCTATTAAAAGAAAGACTTTAGCAGACACAACAAATTTTCATCATTCTCCCGCAACGATGATCACTGGGAAATGGAGGCGCCCTCAGCAACGTAAGCCAAATTTAAGACCTCCTTTGAAGCAGCTTGGACTTGAGCAATGGATTCAGAAGTTGTGA